The DNA region GGGCACTGCGTTcattcctccatctctccaggTGCCGTCAGGAACTGTCTGCCACCTGTGGGCGTCTGTCCAGCTCCTCAACGGACGATTCCTAGCCAAGTCGTCAAATCACCAGCCAGTTCCCTCTACAGAAGAGCCGATCTCAGGCGTCACACCGTCTCTCGTTTCTGCCCAACGTCCCATTTATACGAgttaaggttgacaaaatatcgGGAACACCTCTCAACACAACCCAGTAAAGTTCGACGGCACCACTAACTGCAGCCTCCAAGGTGaccattaaaacaaatcataatTATTATAAGCGTCATGAAGGGAGGCTTTATTCCAGGCCTGTTGTATTGCGCTGCATTAGTTTAAcctaggtgtacctaataaagtggcaggtgagtgtgtgtgtgtcacggcAGTCCTTtctgactcatccagcagccacacacactcTTGACGTTCtctctacaatggaaatcaaatattgttcagcGGGGTTGTGCAAACGATGAACCGCGTGCGGCGTCATTTTTGAGGACGACCCCTGCTCCTCCTGTTATTGGTGTCACGGCTCTTCCTCTACCTCCTCACCACGGCTGCAGCTGCGTCTCAGCTCGTGTTCAGTCGCCTGCTGACGTTCCTGGACCCTCTCCATCTTAATCGagtctcacaatctggtttcCACTCATTCAGGCAGCGTCTCGCCATGTTGAGACACAGCCCGGGTCAGAATTGAGGAAGCTGCGGTGTCCACGGGTTCTTCTATAACTTCGTTCATGCTGTCGGACTTAACTGGAAAAATCCCAGGTGTAAACCCACCTGCCTGTCCGTCATTTACCTGCTTctcactttcttcctttttctttatttctggcgtcttttttttcccctcaaggAAGTGGACTAAACCATAATTGGGTCATCTCACAAACAAGTGTCAAAGGTTCATAGGGTTGAATACACCTATTGGCTTTCTCTcacagagttagatgaggagcattttttttaaagtattatggataagcatatttcccaaaatgttgaacttaaTGAATGCTTGAAATCCAAGTTATTCttcacaaaaatgaacaatcaTTAAAATTCCCGAAGCTTTACAGAACTGGAAACGATCCGTTTCTTCCTGCGCTCTCTTAGAATTTCCAGTGCCAGGGCACGTACGGCGTTCATTCAACATGTCTGCTAAATGAGGAAAGACGCCAACAGTAAAGTGAGGATCATGTTTCAGAGGCACAAATATGTACACAGAGGATGAAGACCAGGCCTTGTGTGCACACCTGGAGGCCGAAGCTCGTGGAAACGGACACTATTCATCACTCACCAGTTAGTGAGCGGGTCCAGCTGGGTGAGGATGGAGTTGAgcatcctctctgtctgtgccaGCCTTTGTTCCAGCTCGTTCAACTGGTTTtctgcacaaaacaaacatatacaaacaaaagAGGATAAAAACTATATCTACAGTTCTCATGGTAACCAAATATGTATaaccaagcaaaacaaaaaaacaaaaaaaaaaccccggaGATATTCAAATAGAAATCAGTACATGCGATACACACCTGCCTCCACTGATTTTTTGGCCCCTTTGGCAAATTTGTCCCTTTGTGCCTGGTCATCTGCAGACTTGATCTGAGGGTAGAAAAGACCGAAGTGATACTCATTTTGCATTTACCGACTGCCGTTCAAAGGTGTACATTCTCTCCGTGCAGCTTAATGAGGGGGGTTCCATATTCTACTTGCtaggttttaattttatttaacatttaacactttattttatcaaGTTTGTCACGTCTCTGCTGGTTGTGAGTTAACACTCAAGTGAGACCTCCAGTGAAGTAGCTCACGTGAGAGTGCCTCAGACTTCTTTGTGCCTCTCTTCTATCTCACCTTCAAGAACTTGTAGGCTGCAAACACTCCGACTCCGATGGCATAGAGAGGCATCAGTGTGAACACGTAGCCCTTGTTGCTGTTGGACTTGTACTTGTCACTCTTCAGCTCTTGCTCCATCAGCTTCTTCATCTGCTGCATGTTCTCGGGGGTCTGGGCTGAGCCGGGGGCGTTGACGCTGATGGGCTGACCCCTGACCGCACCCGGGCCCGGACCTGCTGCCGCAAAGGGAAAAACGGACGAATGGCTGCTTTTTCATTCACTTGTCAGCCTGAGTACGGGTGTCTAGGAAATGTCGGAATTAGCCTCTGCAACTTCCCCAGAAGGTGAACTGTGATTTATCTGTCAGTGCACCTCCCATCATACCGCTTTCAGATGTCATCTCTGCAACTCTTCAGCTGTCTGGCAAACGTCTACGACGTTCGGCCCTCCCTGCCCACCTCGACATCCTGCCTCATCACTCTGTCGAGTTGGTGACATTTAACCCGCAACGCTCTCGGGCTCGTGGGAAATGGTGTTCGTTAAAGGGAACTCAAAAACGATCCCCTAACTAACAACACGTGTTAGCACAAATCTTCCTACTCTTCTTACTTTGGGAAGAGAACCCCCGAAGTTGTGGTTTTAACTCAGCGATTCTGTATCCTGGAGGAAGCAAGCGATCAATGTACCGTCAACAGATGTATCACCCAGAATGCACTATCGTCCGACTTCTCGTAATGTCTTATTCCTCACTTTTCTGAGGGAACCGGATCATTTGTTTCCTCAAAGGTCAAGCTAGTTTTGTTAAACGTTCCCGTTTCTGTCATAAGATCGGTTTGGTTATCTTTTGAAGCTCTAAACTCCGAAGCAACGCTGCTCGGTAAACAGGTCAACGCGTGAGACTGAACATACTGAAGCTGGacgtctgtgaagattctcaggcGTCCAGGTCACGGTTTTCCAGGAAGAGCCGAACCGAGGTCGAGAACTGAAGAAGCCCgttggatgagaggtgaaacgtcttcaagatcTACGACCAAGTCCAGCTGCCCTCGATTCGCCTCTTCTTCAAGTCTCACGTACTGATCTACTAATGCTTGTAAAGCCACCATTACACTTAATATCcaaatttggaaataaaaggGGATAAAAATTGGCAGGCCATTTATCTGAAAGGGACATATAGTTGCCTCACAACATTTTAGATCATtaaggagggaaaaaagctTCAGGGAAAAAATGAGTTATCAATTTCTTGATTAGTCCAttgacagaaaaggaagaacaGACTAGTCTGATAATTGACtgattgtttcagtcatttctcagGAAATATCACCCAGTTCCTCAGTTGTGTTGAtatgctgttttgtgtttgatggACGGTAAAGTAAATATCTTtatgttttggactgttgatagGACAAAATCAGCCGTTTGAAAACATGACCTTGGCCTTTGGGAAATCATAATGGGCCTCTATCACTAGACGGTGACATTTCAGAGACTAAACCATAACcgagaaaacaatcagcagattaatcgacaaCAGTAATCGCTActtaaaaacagagcagagcaaaaACTACAACTGGCATGAACAAAACCAGAAGCGCAGCAGGGCCGGCACTTGGTTTGCTCAGCCAGGCTCTACAGTCTTTCTAGCTGTGATCTCTGCAGTCTCAcaccttctctctgtcctgctgttgcAACAGCCGGACCCGAGCTGACCGCGACCCCTCCACCACCAACCTCTAGGGCTGATGGGAAAGGTTTCGCATCTAAAGCcgctaaaaaacaaatactgaataaaCAACCATACTGGATCAGACATTTCAAAGACTACCGTCCTTACGTGGACATCTGAGGACAAACTGCTGAGAAACGCTCGgttccaaggctggattttttgtttgtttgttattagcATAGTTACGAGCAAATGAGGATTTCTTACTCCTGGAACAGAACCCGGCGGTTCCGGTTTCACCTCGGTTCTCTCTAGGGCAGCTGGTCCGTGCACTTTCATGCCAAGGGGTCCCTGACAATTTGACACCGGGCGACAGATGCCCCACAGCTGCTGGAGCGCACCTGGCAGAGGGGAACAAACCCAGGCCGGACAAGAGATTCCCTCACCCTGAGGACCCAGACTCCCTCCGAGAGACTGAGAAGTTCAGACCACCTAAGAAGGAAAAGACGCGGCTACACCAAACATGCATGAGCAGATGACATCACTGTGAAGGGTCAAAACCAGGACGACATCTGAGGACACGACCTTCGGGAGACAGGTGTGACGCTTTGCTGATACTGGCTTTACCGTCCTGCATCACTTGACCGGAGCCGCGTAGCGTGCGTTTTGCAGTGAAACGACCCTTTAACAGGGAGACTTCACTGGACTTCACTTCACTGGACACTGGCATCAGTGcaccgtcacacacacacacacacacacacacacacacacacacacacacactgaggtttGGTACTAGCCCCCGTCCGGGCCGTGGACGGTGCATCTGGTCTCCTCTCGTGACCTTTATTTTGGGAGAACTAGTTGGCGCACGCGACAGCTATCCGCGGGCGGAGGGACGAGTGCGCTCGAGGCGAAACGACACAcaggagaggaagcaggacGGGAGCCATGTTGCCGTGGGTCGGTTCCCTCCGCACGAAAGTCACGGTTCCTACCTTTCCTGGCGTAGCGGGGGTCGAATCTAGTCTCCTTCGCCCCGGTCCCGCTGCCGACGCCGAACAACCTGGGCAGGACGACGAAGGTGAACAGCACGGCCGTGAAAGCCAGGGCGACCTGCTGGGATGTGGACAGCACCATCCTTCCGCGAGACCCGCGAACGGCGCGAGACGCCCGCCAAAACAAGGCTCGGAGCGAGCCGCTGGAAGACGTGGCCTCGGGGACGGAGGCCCGGGAGGAGGCGTCGGGCCGTTAGGCGGGTGTCCGGTGAAGGCGACGGGACATCTGGGGTCGAGAACCAGGCTGCTCTGCCCCGGACCGCTGCTCGCTGCTCGCCGCTCCCCCGCCACAGTAGGACAGGACTTCCGGGACAGGCGCTTCAGAATAAAAGCCCGGGctgagggaaggaaagaagaaaaaacgcTCAGGAGTTGAGGTAGAAATGAAACCGGCCCACGACAGAGAAGTACGTAGCACCTGCCGTCCAATTCATTAACATCCTGTTTTACACTTACTGTGTTTTATACGTTTCATAATTGTAAACTCTTCATAGAGTAAGAAACGACCGGCGGTGGGAGAATTTTAGTTACACGAATCAACAACTTCGGGGCCAAAAATCGTCCATATAGACGTCGCCGGAAGCCACAAGCCACCACTGGATGAAAAATATGAGGCCTGTAGGCTTCCTCCACACACAGGATCATGTGTGAACACCAGGTTTATATCCTCATGTCAGCTCCAGCGTTGGCccataaatattattaaaaaggtACTGTCGGTTTGTGGCAGCAGGTTTTGGATGTAAACTAGTATCTGAGCTGTTCTGGGACTTCCTATATTCTTGGGTACATAAAGTTGTATCtacattattttagtttatttgtctaatttttttgttttgtcttacttCTCTgggttttgaaataaatgtggaaaattCTGGATTTTGGAAACACTCCTGTCTCCGCAATAAGGTGAATGAACGGCCCACAGAAGACACTGTCTGCAGTTTACATGGAGACAATTTTCTGCTAAAGACCTGAGGTAGAAACTGTGGTGGAGGCAGACATTTTTCAAAGGCAGCATTTTACAGTGGAGGAGGTTCCACGGGAAAGCAcatttaatcatgttttttatttccaacaTTTAGCCTTagtttttatttggttttcatattttaaaaaagtagaaaaaaaatccatgaatGAATAAAGCAAATACAGGCCATTCATGTGTTCTCCTGGGGCAGTGATGACCTCCGTAATCAAGCTGAAGGGAAACCAGAGGGAAACCTCACCTCACCTGACACCTCGTCCCAAAAGTCAACGCCTGAGCTCTGCGGAGCAACATCTGGGTGAGCCAGAGTCCTTATGGAAACAAGCGCTGCGGACCGACCACGTTCAAACTGAGCTCCTTGGCTCTTTGGTCACCGAAGCTGGGTTTGGTGAGAAGAACGCCTCCGCCGGCTCCTCGGCATGGGGCCGGAGACGCTCTGCAGAGGAAACATCAGGCGGATAGAAGCAGGAATGAGTTCCACGAAACATCAGACAATTCTGCACCTTCTTCATTTCTAATGTGTGTTCGCTGCAGGCTTTGATCCAGGGACTCGCCAGATTAAGAGAATCACAGGTCAATGGCTGCGTTGGATTCAAACGTCTCAGGAAGCCACGTCCGCGTGACAGCGATCCGTCGTTCACACCGGAAGGCCTTGTGTGAAAAGAGCCTACCAGGTCTGTGGCTACGGTGCACACGGGTTTTGGTCTGGATGCTCTGAGTTCTGGTCCGGCAGTGAAGTGGCTGGACTGCCGATTCGTCCCCGGTGTCTTATCACTGGATCTGTTGAGGATGTGTAACCAAACCTCCGCTCAGCTCTGGTGAGACAGCAGAACCATGGTTTACCTGTTGTGGGGCTCCGAAGCATCTCCAGGGTCCTCTGCATCACTGCCTTTAGTACCTGAAGGTAGCACACACTTGGAAATATCCAACTAAAGTattggacacacaaacacacacacacacagtaacaacaacaaccttTACAACAAGGTGAATGTCAAAGCCAAGAGTTTGCGATCCAGATGTTTCCTTATTGGAAGAGGGGAACTCAGAGGAGTGTGTAGGATGAGGTCTGGGAGGTCGGTTTTAACATCCATCACCTTCAGAAAAGCCtgactcgtgtgtgtgtgtgtgtgtgtgtgtatgttgcgCTGAGTGGTGCGGTTGATGGTCGTTGCTCCTCTAGTCCAGGTGGAGGCGCCGTTGGACCAACAAACAGCACGGGTTTCTGACGGGTTTCCATGGAGATAAGACGATACAGAAGCAATGACGGAGCCGTGGTGTCCTACGGAGACATGCTGTCGGACCGTGTGTGTTGTCCCGGTACGAAGAGACCGAGTCCCGCTGTTTTACTTCGTCTATTCGGGGGCGCGATCCCACTACTGAGCGGCACGGGGGCTTTGACCTGCTCCGTTCCCGACCTGGACCGGAGCACCCCTCCTTCGGCGACCTGGACTACAGGCGCGCGAGGAGCAGCCTCACTCACCGGGCTGTCAGCCGGTACAACAGCGTCGTGGTCGTTGAGGCTGGCGACGCCTGGCGGCGGTTTCCGTTCACCGATAGAGGCTGCAGGTCCAGATGTGGACCCTGCCCCTGCAGCGCGGCAGTCCAGGACGCTGTATGTGGGTCTTTTGTGGTCAacgtcctgctgctgctgctgcttcactgcCTCAGGTCCCCATCCGGCCCAAACATCAGACTACATCTGTTTCCTGTCGTTTGTAAACTACACCAGTACGACACGTGTCCCCGCGTTAAAGTGAACTCTGTGGATCAGTGGTAACTAAAGTAACTAAATACTCTACATGTACTCAAGTACCActttgagatacttgtactcTTCTGAAGTATTTCACTTCCTGTTCCTACTCCACTACCCCTCAGAGACAATGTTGGGATGGACAACTACCATGTAAAGTTGTGTGGACATGTCCATGTTGACTGCATGACGCCTGTCCAGGCAAGAACAGACGTGCTGTCAGAGCGGACCTGCGGACTCCATGGTCTAGCAGGTCTGCTCGAGACCTGCCGCCGCCGACGGGAGCCTTTTTCTCATGGAAGATGTGAAACTTTCCCACTCACACTTTTCACACCGTTGCTCAgtgaaaatggatgaatgtCAATGAATGTCAGACCTTCTCAGGGCGAGCGGGCGGTGAAGCCGCAGCAGAGCCGtggctgcacagacacacagtccgGAGACCAGTCAGCCCGGCTGCAGATGAGTTCTCGCCACCTCCAGTCCTCTCTACAGATGGATCAGCCCTCAAGGGAGGAAAGTAAGGATTCCGAGTGATTGCGTTTCTCACCTTAATGTGTTGGTGATTTGGAGACCAGATGGGACTAGTGAGGTTCTGCTTATACTAGTTTTGTGACGTATTTGTGAGGATGATTTGTCATGATGCACTTTAGAGTTTCTATGTATATTTTCGTGTAGTTGTTGAAAGTTTCCTGAAAGTGCTTTACCCAGGAGATAATGTTTTGTCAGTTGACCTCTGTGGGCTCTTTGCAGAGTCGAGCTTTTAAGTCTGGATCAACTGTAACTAATgacagagagaagcaaaaatCCCTCGTTACTGACCAGTGATTGTTTTTAGGCCTTTTTGGATGAAGAGGAAATCAGACTCAATCTAACGCCATTAGACTTGGTGTCTGTAGTATGGCCCTGCATCATTCCTCCCCCCATAACCGATGCAGATCACCTCCTCAGAGGACAGTAGAGCAGAAGGCTACATTTCGTTCTGAAGAGATTTCCACCCTCACCTCTGGCTTTGGCATTTCTGATGTCCAGTGATCCCGCGACACAGGACTCCTCggttaattacattaaatggacctgagacttttttttaatgcacctGAGCTATCAGAGTTTTCTCATCAGCTGACAATGTGAGGTGGTTTCTGAGCGCTGGGGGGACAGAACAAGACTTAGACAGCAGGGTGGACCGGTTTATGACCTGTGAAGTATACAGAGGATCCACTGTCCAGTAACTTGGACAATCGTCGtgtcatttattaaaaagagcTTAAAAGATACTTTCATGTGAAAAGTAAGACTTGACCTTTAGCTGGATGGA from Xiphias gladius isolate SHS-SW01 ecotype Sanya breed wild chromosome 2, ASM1685928v1, whole genome shotgun sequence includes:
- the ccdc107 gene encoding coiled-coil domain-containing protein 107 isoform X1, producing the protein MVLSTSQQVALAFTAVLFTFVVLPRLFGVGSGTGAKETRFDPRYARKAGPGPGAVRGQPISVNAPGSAQTPENMQQMKKLMEQELKSDKYKSNSNKGYVFTLMPLYAIGVGVFAAYKFLKIKSADDQAQRDKFAKGAKKSVEAENQLNELEQRLAQTERMLNSILTQLDPLTNCVKSVAQEQKNEIMSQLQTIRYLMKKRGMDCPPLNINEASCERNLDHLIESLGANDSSAEEASPVDSRTSGAAEAAEKVYQKPAEAKDEAATEGEAMKELIPEESDGEEEEEEEEEEGLEDCELMPSLEDSYEPNTEEVLPASGLRRRNRPE
- the ccdc107 gene encoding coiled-coil domain-containing protein 107 isoform X2 yields the protein MVLSTSQQVALAFTAVLFTFVVLPRLFGVGSGTGAKETRFDPRYARKGPGPGAVRGQPISVNAPGSAQTPENMQQMKKLMEQELKSDKYKSNSNKGYVFTLMPLYAIGVGVFAAYKFLKIKSADDQAQRDKFAKGAKKSVEAENQLNELEQRLAQTERMLNSILTQLDPLTNCVKSVAQEQKNEIMSQLQTIRYLMKKRGMDCPPLNINEASCERNLDHLIESLGANDSSAEEASPVDSRTSGAAEAAEKVYQKPAEAKDEAATEGEAMKELIPEESDGEEEEEEEEEEGLEDCELMPSLEDSYEPNTEEVLPASGLRRRNRPE